Below is a genomic region from Sulfurovum riftiae.
TGGCATCGGAGACAGGCATACTGCTTCGGTCTGCAACAGTATAGGTGAAACTGTTCTCTCCCTTGTGAAGTTTGACCTGCTCTTTGAGCTGTCTGTGCTGTATCTCGTTCTTTTTGACCGGCAGCATCTCCACATCCGATATGGTGATAGTATACACTTTATCAAAAGCCCTCTTCTTTGCAAGAATTTCATTGATGTTGTAATCGGCTGTCTGATACTTCATCATATACTCATTCTCTTCCTGTACAGGTACGGAAGAAGCCGACTTGACCGTCCAGTAGCCCAGAGTGATCCCTACCATCAAAAAGCCCAGGATCATGTGGGGCCAGTAGGTCTTCTCTTTGTTATTCTCTTTTGCCATGTTTTATCCTCATAAATATCGGTCTGAATATGAACATCCAGAAGACAAGTATCGCACCGATGATCACGATGACCTGCAATACGCCAATGATCGTACGTGTCTCATTGGGCAGTGTCTTTGTCAGCTCGATATTTTTGCTTTGGGCAATCTGGTCAGCCAGTTCCGAGAACCCCTGTACCACACCGATATTGTATTTGTCTTCTTTGGTATTCTTGTCTTTTGCTGCGATCACATCGATCGTTGCATCCATTACATCACCTTTGTCATAGAGTGCCGCGATCTCCTGGCTTGAAGGAAGTATCGCGACGCGTCCCATCTGCTTGGACTTCTCTGTGATCAGTGCATTGGGTGCAAATATCAGCATTACATAGGGCTTGCTTATGTTGGCTTCATACTTCTTACTGTATGCAACAAGATTGAATCTTTCGGGAAAGTGTTCGTTCGTTGCGACCACATAACCGTTGATACCTGTTTTCTGCAGCAGTTCATCTGCCATCTCTTCAATCAGTTTTGAAGCTTCAGGGTTTAGAATGTCGTCTTTGAGAATATGCGTTGCATTGAGAAGAAGTGGAAGTAACAAAGCAAGCAAGGCGAACCTCACTTGAACTTTGAACATATATTTATCCTATAAACAGGTGGTTTGGAGTCAATACTGCCCAAGCAGTATAGATAGCGGTAATCACCATTCCCCAACCAAGTACTTTATCCATAATTGTAATCATTTTTTATCCTTTATGAATTACTTAGCATCTTTGAATGCGAAATTCGCATTGTCTTTGCTGATCATCTTCACGTTGTCCAAATTGCTTGTAATAGGCGTTGGATCGTAAGGATTTGTTGCTGATTTCTGCTGTACACCAAGTCCCCACACTGTGAGGAAAACAAGGATACTCAAAAGAAGTACCGTTGCGATCAGCATACCTGTAACACCGTGTATACCAAATACACCTCTGTTTGTATTTTCTGCCATTTTAACTCCTTACTTTGACAAAGACTGAATATAGACAGCCAATGCTTTCTGCTGAACCGGTGTGAGCATAGTCTTGAAAGAAGGCATTCTTCCAATCTTACCTTTCTTACCATGTTCTATCACATGACTTACCAATGTATTGTCATACGCTGCAAGGTTCGGAGCCATACCGTTCATACCTTTACCGTCAGGACCGTGACAAGATGCACATGCTGCAAATGCTGCAGGCTGCTCACCCTTCATACCGCCGGCAATGTATGCTGCGATATCTTCAGCATCTTTACCCTGTGCCATCATTGGAGGCATCGCACCCATCTGGTAACCAAGCTGGTTCGAACCGTTCTTGATTGTGTAAAGAACCTGCTCTTTACTCATTCTGCTACCGAAGTCCTGTGCTTTACCTGAAAGTCCGTCACCTGTTGTACCGTGACATGGTGCACACTGTACGAGGAATACGGATTCACCCATCTCCTGAAGCGTTGCCGCATCAGCATTTTTGTGTGTTTCTTCGAACTTCTGGTTATATGCTTTAACCTCTTCGTTCCACTGTCCGATCTGACTGAAAGCATTTACCGGATACCCCATTGTCCAGTACCAGAGTGCCCAGATAAGTGTACCGAGGAAAGAGAAAGCCCAACCGCTTGGAAGTTCATTCTTATATTCGCCGATACCGTCCCAGTTCTCGTCTGCAAGCTCACCGCTTGCTGTATCTGTTTTCATCTGGTTGATATATTTGATAGATACACCTACCGTCAATACTGCGATCGCTATAGCACCGATCATTGTAATCATGTTGATAGGATCACTCAGGTCAATGTTCATCGATTTGACTACATAGATCGTAGCACCGATAAGCACTGCTGCAAAGAGTAGACCTTTTGCCATTAATGCATTCATTTATTTCGCTCCTTTTTTTCGTCAGGAAGAGGATCACTTGAATTCACAGGAGTACTGTCGATCTCGTCATCGAGCGCGATGTTCCCCAGTTTTTCGTAATCTTTCTCACCTTTTTTTTCACTTCTATAGAGGTACACGATATACCCATATAACATCACTACCAAGAAAATGGTCATAAAGAAACTGGCATAGCCTTGAAGTTCTCTAATACCCATTTAGTTTACTTTTTTGCCTCATATCTACTTGTACCAAGACTGTTAAGATATGCAATAAGTGCTACCACTTCAGGAATTTTTCCTGCTGCAACAGCATCCTTGACATCTTTGTTTTTCATGTTGGCAGCGATCTTCTGTGCTTCTGCCAATACTTTTGGCTTATACGCTTCCCAAGCTTCTTTGCCTGGCTGAATATTGTCACCGTATGGTGTTTTGAATACATTTTTCACTGTAACCGCTTCAGCATAGGCTGTCTCGATATCAGCAATGTTCGTAAACTGATGTTTATATGCCGGCATAATAGACCCAGGAACAACTGATGTTGGCTCCCACATGTGGTTTTCATGCCAGTCAGTCGTTCTGTAGTTACCTACACGGTGAAGGTCCGGACCTGTTCTTTTGGAACCCCAAAGGAACGGTCTGTCATAGGCATACTCTCCGGAGAGTGAATATTGACCGTATCTGTCAGTTTCCGCTTTAAATGGACGGATCAACTGCGAGTGACACGCTATACACTGATCTTTCATGTATACGTTCTTACCTGCAAGCTCAAGTACTGTAAAAGGTCGAAGACCTGCAACCGGTCTTGAAGCCTCAGCGAAGTTTGGCAGAATCTCGATGATACCTGCGAATGCGATAACCAAAAAGACTCCTACCGCAAAGAAGAATGGATTTTTTTCTAACCAATGAAACATAACCTACCTCCTTATGCCATAGGTGATCTGAACTGTGGTTCTTCAGAAAGCTCTCTTGAAGAAGACATAGTTTTAATCATATTGTAAGCGAACATCAAGAATCCTGTCAGGTACATAACACCTGAAAGCGCTCTAATCGCATAGTATGGGTGAAGTACTGTAACTGTATCGATGAATGAATACATCAAGTTACCATACTCATCGACCGCTCTCCACATCATACCCTGTGTGATACCTGCGATCCACATAGAAGTAAAGTAGAGAACAACCGCTGTTGTCTGAAGCCAAAACTGTGCTTCAAGCAGTTTCTTGGAGTAAATCTCTCTTTTGAACATACGTGGAGCCATGTGGAAGAGTGCAGCCATGATCATGAATACAACCCAACCAAGTACACCATCGTGAACGTGTCCAGGAATCCAGTCTGTAAAGTGTGCGATCGCATTGACTGACTTGATCGCCTGGATAGGACCTTCAAGTGTAGAAAGCATATAGAATGTAGATGCCAATACCATGAATTTGATCAGTGGGTTTTCAGTCAACTGGTTCCACTCACCTTTCATTGTAAGGAGCATGTTGATCGCTGAACCCCAAGATGGAAGAATAAGTACTACCGAGAATACCGATCCCATTGTCTGCATCCAGTCTGGCACTGTTGACCAGAGAAGGTGGTGTGAACCGGCCCAAAGGTAAACGAACATAAGACCCCAGAAAGAGAGAAGAGAGAGTTTATAGGAATAAACCGCCTGTCCGGACTCTTTTGGAAGGAAGTAGTAGATCATCGCAACGATAGGCACAGTGAATCCGAATGCAACCGCATTGTGTCCGAACCACCACTGAACCAGGGCATCGTTGGTACCTGAGTACATAGAAACAGAGTGAAGGATGTTACCTACGCCGCCTGCTGCAAAGTATGTTGGTACAGACATGTTGTTGAAGAGGTAAAGCATGGCGATACCAAGGAAACATGCGATGTAGTACCACATAGAGATATAAAGTGCTTTCTCTCTTCTGATTCCGATAAGACCGAACATTGCTACACCCCAAAGTACCCAAATGAGAACAATTACGATATCTATCGGCCACTCGAACTGCGCATACTCTTTTGCTTGAGTGAACCCAAGAAGAAGCGTGATAACAGCGATAAGTGCACCTACAAAGTAAAGCCAGAAGTGAAGTTTACCAATGAACATGATGAACTTTGATTCTGCCATAGATACTTTCAATACTCTTTGTGCAGAGTAATAGAAAGTCGCCCATACACCACTCAATGTGAACCCGTAGATCACAATATTTGTGTGAAGTGGTCTCAATCTAGAGAATGTCCCATATTCACCAATTAAGTAGTTAAGTTCTGGAAATGCCAATTGTGACGCGATAAGCGTACCAATCAGCATACCAAGAAATCCAAACAAAATCGTTGTATAAGTGAACAATTTTGCTACGGAATAATCATATTCCAATGCTGCGTTTGATTGCATGCATACCCCCTTGTAAAAATTTATGTTGCATAAAATATCAACATTCGCGCCAATTATAAGTTTTTTTATCACAAATAATGCTTAAATTTCAGGGGTGGGAGGGAGAAATGTTAACTATAGTTTAACAAAATGTATAAAAACGTAGCAGATACCGGATATACGGGAAGAAGTGCGGTTTAAATAAGAGTTTTTAACTCCTATTTAAGTGTCGGATTTTGACATTTTATGCCTTCCCTTTCGCACTCTGTATTGAGTGAATGTAAGTATAATCAACACTTATATTTTTCTCTTTGGGAAGTGCACGAGAAAGACGTGTCACCATCCCCTCGAAATCCGGAAAAAGATAGTTCGCCATCGAGCCGGGGATCGGGTTTATCTCATTGAGGAGTACTTCGTCATCGACCACAAAAAAGTCACATCGGATGATACTTCCTCTGAAAAGCGGATCGTAGATCTTCTT
It encodes:
- a CDS encoding FixH family protein, coding for MAKENNKEKTYWPHMILGFLMVGITLGYWTVKSASSVPVQEENEYMMKYQTADYNINEILAKKRAFDKVYTITISDVEMLPVKKNEIQHRQLKEQVKLHKGENSFTYTVADRSSMPVSDANVSFLLTRPHTKKDDVIIDTIPFSDGKYRVKVSIEKPGRYILRLRAKIGKAVGYSDIPAYLKPE
- a CDS encoding DUF4006 family protein → MAENTNRGVFGIHGVTGMLIATVLLLSILVFLTVWGLGVQQKSATNPYDPTPITSNLDNVKMISKDNANFAFKDAK
- a CDS encoding c-type cytochrome: MNALMAKGLLFAAVLIGATIYVVKSMNIDLSDPINMITMIGAIAIAVLTVGVSIKYINQMKTDTASGELADENWDGIGEYKNELPSGWAFSFLGTLIWALWYWTMGYPVNAFSQIGQWNEEVKAYNQKFEETHKNADAATLQEMGESVFLVQCAPCHGTTGDGLSGKAQDFGSRMSKEQVLYTIKNGSNQLGYQMGAMPPMMAQGKDAEDIAAYIAGGMKGEQPAAFAACASCHGPDGKGMNGMAPNLAAYDNTLVSHVIEHGKKGKIGRMPSFKTMLTPVQQKALAVYIQSLSK
- a CDS encoding cytochrome c oxidase, cbb3-type, CcoQ subunit; the protein is MGIRELQGYASFFMTIFLVVMLYGYIVYLYRSEKKGEKDYEKLGNIALDDEIDSTPVNSSDPLPDEKKERNK
- the ccoO gene encoding cytochrome-c oxidase, cbb3-type subunit II, which encodes MFHWLEKNPFFFAVGVFLVIAFAGIIEILPNFAEASRPVAGLRPFTVLELAGKNVYMKDQCIACHSQLIRPFKAETDRYGQYSLSGEYAYDRPFLWGSKRTGPDLHRVGNYRTTDWHENHMWEPTSVVPGSIMPAYKHQFTNIADIETAYAEAVTVKNVFKTPYGDNIQPGKEAWEAYKPKVLAEAQKIAANMKNKDVKDAVAAGKIPEVVALIAYLNSLGTSRYEAKK
- the ccoN gene encoding cytochrome-c oxidase, cbb3-type subunit I, which encodes MQSNAALEYDYSVAKLFTYTTILFGFLGMLIGTLIASQLAFPELNYLIGEYGTFSRLRPLHTNIVIYGFTLSGVWATFYYSAQRVLKVSMAESKFIMFIGKLHFWLYFVGALIAVITLLLGFTQAKEYAQFEWPIDIVIVLIWVLWGVAMFGLIGIRREKALYISMWYYIACFLGIAMLYLFNNMSVPTYFAAGGVGNILHSVSMYSGTNDALVQWWFGHNAVAFGFTVPIVAMIYYFLPKESGQAVYSYKLSLLSFWGLMFVYLWAGSHHLLWSTVPDWMQTMGSVFSVVLILPSWGSAINMLLTMKGEWNQLTENPLIKFMVLASTFYMLSTLEGPIQAIKSVNAIAHFTDWIPGHVHDGVLGWVVFMIMAALFHMAPRMFKREIYSKKLLEAQFWLQTTAVVLYFTSMWIAGITQGMMWRAVDEYGNLMYSFIDTVTVLHPYYAIRALSGVMYLTGFLMFAYNMIKTMSSSRELSEEPQFRSPMA